In a genomic window of Cardiocondyla obscurior isolate alpha-2009 linkage group LG08, Cobs3.1, whole genome shotgun sequence:
- the Hr38 gene encoding nuclear receptor subfamily 4 group A member 2 isoform X3 yields the protein MRVPRAEVFGLFGGPLTSDIIRKDSSCPTTTHAGQLHSPNGDSDNSNGSQRAVAVTRSEVEQQQQQLHRQRQQQRQATVPVLACTNQSSITTTTTALTVASSMLLLQTQSPFGLGEFLNSPYPDATDAGSLPEELDPFPELQLGNPQGVPPVDDSPQSHQSVHHQQPSQPPPPPPPLPEDIQADSLSLFGCSPTPLPSFEETYTIQRYQGLGIKMDDECYDNPVYSCTPTHYPTEFTAAVPYHEQQPPQQHAHHHPQHHQPQQPPHHHQSYFPTESAPASATAVVPPSNHRQDPSYGVAVTMPMVYGPPSAIASVTTPVVPTDLCPNVDTSVVIGATRSRRASLPTQRSESASSGSTDSPKPRGGGTASSTVSSPSPGSGTSGERAPPSPSQLCAVCGDTAACQHYGVRTCEGCKGFFKRTVQKGSKYVCLAEKACPVDKRRRNRCQFCRFQKCLMVGMVKEVVRTDSLKGRRGRLPSKPKSPQESPPSPPVSLITALVRAHLDTTPDKASLDYSQYRQPRPGDPPMTEAEKIQQFYNLLTTSIDVIRNFADKIPGFTDLVREDQELLFQSASLELFVLRLAYRTNPDDTKLVFCNGVVLALEQCQRSFGDWLHSILDFCKALHFLEVDISAFACLCALTLVTERYGLKEPQRMEQLQMKIVSSLRDHVTYNAEAQRKSQYLSYLLGKIPELRSLSVQGLQRIFYLKLEDLVPTPPLIETMFVGSLPF from the exons GGCAACTGCATTCGCCGAACGGCGACAGCGACAACAGCAACGGTAGCCAGCGTGCGGTAGCTGTTACTCGTAGCGAGGTagaacagcagcagcaacaactaCATCGCCAACGACAACAGCAACGTCAAGCTACCGTTCCGGTTCTCGCCTGCACTAATCAATCGTCCATCACCACGACTACGACCGCCCTCACAGTGGCATCAAGCATGCTACTTTTGCAGACACAG AGTCCCTTTGGCTTGGGGGAATTCCTAAATAGCCCTTATCCGGACGCTACGGATGCCGGAAGTTTACCCGAAGAGTTGGATCCCTTTCCGGAATTGCAGCTTGGGAATCCGCAGGGCGTGCCTCCGGTTGACGACTCTCCTCAGTCGCATCAAAGTGTGCACCATCAGCAGCCATCGCaaccgccaccaccgccgccacccCTCCCCGAAGATATCCAAGCTGATTCTCTTAG CCTTTTCGGTTGCAGTCCTACCCCGTTACCGAGCTTCGAAGAAACTTACACGATACAGCGATATCAGGGCCTCGGAATTAAGATGGACGATGAGTGCTACGACAACCCGGTGTACTCCTGCACCCCTACTCATTACCCGACGGAATTCACGGCCGCGGTGCCCTACCACGAGCAGCAACCGCCGCAGCAACATGCTCACCATCACCCGCAGCATCACCAGCCGCAGCAGCCTCCGCATCATCATCAAAGTTACTTCCCGACGGAGTCAGCGCCCGCATCGGCGACGGCGGTCGTCCCGCCTTCAAATCATCGGCAGGACCCGTCTTACGGGGTGGCAGTCACCATGCCCATGGTCTACGGGCCACCGTCAGCCATCGCCAGCGTCACCACCCCCGTAGTTCCTACAGACCTTTGTCCCAACGTCGATACCAGCGTCGTCATTGGCGCCACTCGGTCGCGAAGGGCGTCACTGCCCACTCAAAGATCCGAATCGGCaag TAGTGGGAGCACGGATTCCCCGAAGCCGCGCGGCGGCGGTACCGCGAGTTCCACCGTCAGTTCGCCGTCGCCCGGAAGCGGTACTAGTGGCGAACGCGCACCTCCGAGCCCAAGCCAGCTCTGCGCCGTGTGCGGTGACACCGCGGCGTGTCAGCACTACGGCGTCCGCACGTGCGAAGGCTGCAAGGGCTTTTTCAAGAGGACCGTGCAGAAGGGCTCGAAGTACGTGTGCCTGGCCGAGAAAGCCTGCCCGGTGGATAAACGTCGGCGAAACCGTTGCCAATTCTGCAGATTCCAGAAGTGCCTGATGGTTGGCATGGTCAAAGAG GTTGTGAGGACAGATTCTCTGAAAGGCCGTCGAGGTAGGCTGCCTTCAAAGCCCAAGTCACCGCAAGAATCCCCACCGAGCCCACCGGTCTCTTTGATCACTGCTCTAGTTCGCGCCCATTTAGACACAACGCCGGACAAGGCCAGTCTTGATTATTCGCAGTACCGGCAACCTAGGCCGGGCGATCCTCCGATGACCGAGGCTGAGAAAATCCAGCAATTCTACAATCTGCTGACAACCTCGATCGACGTTATTCGAAACTTCGCCGACAAAATTCCGGGATTCACGGATTTAGTGCGGGAAGATCAG GAATTACTCTTCCAATCGGCCAGCCTAGAATTGTTCGTGCTGAGGCTGGCGTATCGCACGAATCCGGACGACACGAAACTGGTCTTCTGCAACGGCGTCGTTCTCGCGCTGGAGCAATGTCAGCGCAGCTTCGGCGACTGGCTGCACAGCATCCTCGACTTTTGCAAGGCTCTCCACTTTTTGGAAGTCGACATCAGCGCCTTCGCCTGTCTGTGCGCCCTTACTCTGGTTACTG AGAGGTACGGATTGAAAGAACCGCAGCGCATGGAGCAGTTGCAGATGAAAATTGTGTCGTCCTTGCGCGACCATGTGACCTACAACGCCGAGGCGCAGAGGAAGTCGCAGTACCTGTCGTACCTGCTGGGGAAGATACCG